The Stratiformator vulcanicus genome has a segment encoding these proteins:
- a CDS encoding diacylglycerol kinase family protein, protein MVSSSSPPRESPEDNLPQSKTSLFAAFGHAIRGVRKLVVGERNARVHAALTVGVIALSALLRISLTQWCLIALACCLVWIAEAANTALERLADAVHPERHPLIGEAKDIAAGGVLIAAGIAIAIGLLVFVPELLDLIAKNESSPA, encoded by the coding sequence ATGGTAAGCTCCTCCAGTCCGCCCCGGGAATCCCCCGAGGATAATCTGCCACAATCGAAGACATCGCTTTTCGCTGCGTTCGGTCATGCGATCCGAGGCGTTCGAAAACTCGTCGTTGGCGAGCGAAATGCGCGAGTCCATGCGGCCCTCACCGTCGGCGTCATCGCACTCTCGGCCCTATTGAGAATCAGCCTGACGCAATGGTGCCTCATCGCGCTGGCGTGCTGCCTCGTCTGGATTGCCGAGGCAGCCAACACCGCGCTGGAGCGACTCGCCGACGCCGTCCATCCCGAACGACACCCCCTCATCGGCGAAGCCAAAGACATCGCCGCCGGGGGCGTCCTGATTGCCGCCGGCATCGCTATCGCGATCGGGCTTCTCGTCTTCGTGCCCGAATTGCTTGATCTTATCGCGAAGAACGAATCCTCACCTGCTTAG
- a CDS encoding peptidylprolyl isomerase, which translates to MTASRRFIVICLLPVFSLGCEALRKSPNVRNPVVGPPPIRQSYVEVDPVGKAQYADASADAGEILTVSAESTELTEDSIVATVNAEPIIASDILAPYAKGFREAEAEMRVKAAKADQFSEEEINEAIAAQLQKIKKDLIRKDLDKHIERKLLTQALKNSMKPERLEAMEGAIDQVWQGELEKIQAKAGVSSRYELEPKLKEEQGMSLNELKDMFRRQQMAMAYLHTGVETVEKSIGRAEIVRYYEDHLDDYTLTRRARWQQIVILFSKAGGRDAALDQLRVVVDQLQSGTPFAEVAQKHSHGPRAERGGQWNWTEPGALSNDTWEQAIFNLPVGGVSDVIEDKSSFRLIRVSERDEGGTRSLTEVQDEIRDILAEEARKATTDEVIADLMKSASIETRIH; encoded by the coding sequence ATGACCGCCTCGCGACGGTTCATCGTAATTTGTTTGTTGCCAGTGTTTTCGCTGGGTTGCGAAGCATTGCGCAAGTCGCCCAACGTGCGGAATCCGGTCGTCGGTCCGCCGCCGATCCGTCAGTCGTACGTCGAGGTTGATCCCGTCGGGAAGGCTCAATATGCCGATGCCTCCGCCGACGCCGGTGAGATATTGACGGTGTCCGCTGAGAGTACGGAACTCACCGAAGACTCGATCGTGGCGACGGTCAATGCGGAGCCGATTATCGCTTCCGATATTCTCGCCCCTTACGCCAAGGGATTCCGCGAAGCCGAAGCTGAAATGCGGGTGAAGGCGGCCAAGGCGGATCAATTCAGTGAAGAAGAAATCAACGAGGCGATCGCCGCCCAACTGCAAAAAATCAAGAAAGATCTCATCCGGAAAGACCTCGACAAACACATCGAGCGAAAACTGCTGACGCAGGCGCTGAAGAACTCGATGAAGCCCGAGCGGCTCGAGGCCATGGAAGGTGCGATCGATCAGGTTTGGCAGGGCGAACTGGAAAAAATTCAGGCCAAAGCCGGCGTTTCGTCTCGATACGAATTGGAGCCGAAGCTCAAAGAAGAACAGGGCATGTCCCTCAATGAGCTCAAAGACATGTTCCGCCGACAGCAAATGGCAATGGCCTACTTGCACACGGGCGTCGAAACGGTGGAGAAGTCGATCGGTCGGGCGGAGATCGTCCGGTATTACGAAGACCACCTTGATGACTACACGCTGACCCGTCGGGCCCGCTGGCAGCAGATCGTTATTCTGTTCAGCAAAGCAGGCGGGCGGGATGCGGCACTCGACCAACTGAGGGTCGTCGTCGACCAGCTTCAATCGGGGACGCCGTTTGCCGAGGTCGCACAGAAGCACTCACACGGCCCGCGAGCCGAGCGCGGTGGTCAGTGGAATTGGACCGAGCCGGGAGCGCTGAGCAACGACACCTGGGAGCAGGCAATCTTCAATCTTCCGGTCGGCGGCGTCAGCGACGTGATCGAAGACAAGAGCAGCTTCCGGCTGATCCGGGTCTCCGAGCGTGACGAAGGTGGAACGCGGAGCCTGACCGAAGTGCAGGACGAAATCCGCGACATCCTTGCCGAAGAAGCACGCAAAGCGACGACCGATGAAGTCATCGCCGACCTGATGAAATCAGCGTCGATCGAGACGCGAATTCATTGA
- a CDS encoding sulfatase, whose translation MKRGVSYRLSTLRFPLLALLAIVATCPTFAEERPNVLLILADDLGYHDLGCYGAVLYETPNLDRLAEQGLKFTEAYAACTVCSPTRAALLTGKYPARLHLTNFIPGGQIPQESELLPPDWTKQLELEQVTLAEALKAEGYVTGHFGKWHLNHDKKYRDGRPGDPGSQGFDDVLTTHKPSRNDDPADDAHHTVQITDRTVDFITRHQDQPFFGYVSYNAVHAPIMESPEGVAEWKRRIESDMAKRHPGYAAMIATMDREIGRLIAHLDSLGLAEETLVIFTSDNGGLESVSSNAPLRGGKGGNYEGGIKVPAIVRWSGKIEAGTTCDEPVSSIDWMPTILEASGIESASFGIEQMDGVSLNDRLHKPEAELGREALFWHYPHYHSGGATPHSAIRAGRWKLIETYEGGMVELYDLETDPGEATDLAAKRPEIVERLKQQLNGWRDEVDAQRPVLRK comes from the coding sequence ATGAAAAGGGGCGTTTCGTACCGGCTTTCCACTCTCCGCTTTCCGCTCTTGGCACTGCTGGCGATTGTCGCAACGTGTCCGACTTTCGCGGAGGAAAGGCCCAACGTTCTGCTGATCTTGGCCGACGACCTCGGGTATCACGATCTCGGTTGTTACGGGGCGGTGCTCTACGAGACGCCCAACCTTGATCGGCTGGCCGAGCAGGGGCTGAAGTTCACCGAGGCTTACGCCGCCTGCACCGTTTGCTCGCCGACGCGGGCGGCGCTGCTCACCGGCAAGTATCCGGCTCGGCTGCATCTGACCAACTTCATCCCGGGTGGGCAAATTCCGCAAGAATCAGAGTTGCTACCGCCCGATTGGACGAAGCAGTTGGAACTGGAGCAGGTCACACTCGCCGAGGCGTTGAAGGCGGAGGGCTACGTGACCGGCCACTTCGGTAAGTGGCATTTGAATCACGACAAGAAGTATCGCGACGGCCGCCCCGGCGACCCCGGTTCGCAAGGTTTCGACGACGTGCTCACGACTCATAAGCCGAGTCGCAACGACGACCCCGCCGACGATGCTCATCACACGGTTCAGATCACCGATCGAACTGTCGACTTCATCACGCGACATCAGGATCAGCCGTTTTTCGGCTATGTTTCCTACAACGCGGTGCACGCGCCGATCATGGAGTCGCCAGAGGGCGTCGCCGAGTGGAAACGGCGGATCGAGTCGGACATGGCGAAGCGTCATCCCGGTTACGCGGCGATGATCGCGACGATGGACCGCGAGATTGGTCGGCTGATCGCACACCTCGATTCGCTCGGACTGGCGGAAGAGACGCTGGTCATCTTTACGTCTGACAATGGTGGTCTGGAGAGCGTCAGCTCGAACGCTCCGCTTCGCGGCGGCAAGGGTGGCAACTATGAGGGCGGTATCAAAGTCCCGGCGATCGTGCGCTGGTCCGGCAAAATCGAAGCGGGCACGACCTGCGACGAACCGGTCAGTTCGATCGATTGGATGCCAACGATTCTTGAGGCGTCGGGTATCGAATCCGCTTCGTTCGGCATCGAACAGATGGACGGCGTGAGCCTTAACGATCGACTTCACAAGCCGGAGGCCGAACTGGGACGCGAGGCCCTGTTCTGGCATTACCCGCACTACCACAGCGGCGGGGCAACGCCGCACAGTGCGATCCGCGCCGGGCGATGGAAGCTGATCGAAACATACGAAGGCGGAATGGTCGAACTGTACGACCTCGAGACTGATCCCGGTGAAGCGACCGATCTGGCTGCCAAGCGGCCTGAGATCGTCGAGCGATTGAAGCAGCAACTTAACGGCTGGCGCGACGAGGTCGATGCTCAGCGGCCGGTGCTTCGTAAGTAG
- a CDS encoding sulfatase: MLKISFYLATGLTLMLAAGSSAVSAERPNVVILLADDLGYADLGCYGQQLASTPNLDRLADEGAKFTDFYSGQAVCSPSRACLLTGRVPARVGVWSWISPRHRMHLKQSETTLAELLHDAGYATAHVGKWHLSPKVVDRDGYSPAEHGFDHYIATQNNANPSHKHPKNFVRNGEAVGETDSYSCQIVADEAIDWLDTKRDPEKPFFLNVWFHEPHSKVAAPPELADKYTDLTDSERWQHYYGCIENMDNAAGRLLAKIDEMGATEDTLVVFTSDNGSYNGPSCEPLRGRKTQLWEGGIRVPGIAKWPGKIEAGKVIEEPAGIVDLLPTVCDAVGIDAPDVTLDGVSLWPVLTGGSISRTKPLFWFYQPARPVCAIRDGDWCLIADPTVDLDRDNYFHEEMIGDIKESGLTNFRLFNLGQDAHQDTDVSAEQPERTESMKRQMTDLHAEIIAEGEDWREWEKK, encoded by the coding sequence GTGTTGAAAATTTCGTTCTATCTGGCCACCGGTTTGACACTGATGCTTGCCGCGGGTTCGTCCGCTGTCTCAGCCGAGCGACCGAACGTCGTGATCCTGCTGGCGGACGATCTGGGGTACGCCGACCTCGGTTGCTACGGGCAGCAATTGGCGTCAACGCCGAATCTCGATCGGCTCGCCGACGAGGGGGCGAAGTTCACCGACTTCTACTCAGGACAGGCCGTCTGTTCGCCATCGCGGGCGTGCCTGCTAACGGGGCGAGTGCCGGCGCGAGTCGGCGTTTGGAGCTGGATTTCGCCGCGGCATCGTATGCATTTGAAGCAGAGCGAGACGACCCTCGCCGAGTTGCTGCACGACGCGGGCTATGCGACCGCACATGTCGGCAAGTGGCACCTGAGCCCCAAGGTCGTCGACCGCGACGGCTACTCACCCGCCGAGCACGGGTTCGACCACTACATCGCGACGCAAAACAACGCGAACCCGAGTCACAAGCACCCGAAGAACTTCGTTCGCAACGGCGAGGCGGTCGGCGAGACGGATTCGTACTCCTGTCAGATCGTTGCCGACGAGGCGATCGACTGGCTCGACACGAAACGTGATCCGGAGAAGCCTTTCTTCCTCAACGTGTGGTTCCACGAACCGCACTCGAAGGTCGCGGCCCCGCCGGAACTGGCCGACAAATACACCGACCTGACCGACAGCGAACGCTGGCAGCACTACTACGGCTGCATCGAAAACATGGACAACGCTGCCGGGCGGCTGCTGGCAAAGATCGACGAGATGGGGGCGACCGAGGACACGCTGGTCGTCTTCACGTCCGACAACGGCAGCTACAACGGGCCGAGCTGCGAGCCGCTTCGCGGTCGCAAAACGCAACTGTGGGAAGGTGGCATTCGCGTCCCCGGCATCGCCAAGTGGCCGGGAAAGATCGAGGCGGGCAAGGTCATCGAGGAACCGGCGGGGATCGTCGATCTGCTCCCCACGGTGTGTGACGCTGTCGGGATCGACGCACCCGACGTCACGCTCGACGGCGTGAGCCTGTGGCCCGTTCTCACCGGCGGATCGATTTCGCGGACGAAGCCGCTGTTCTGGTTTTACCAACCGGCTCGGCCCGTGTGCGCGATCCGCGACGGTGACTGGTGTTTGATCGCCGACCCGACCGTCGACCTCGATCGTGACAACTACTTCCACGAAGAGATGATCGGCGACATCAAGGAATCAGGGCTGACGAACTTCCGGCTGTTCAATCTCGGACAGGACGCGCATCAGGATACCGACGTCTCAGCCGAGCAACCCGAACGGACCGAGTCGATGAAGCGGCAGATGACGGACTTGCATGCCGAGATCATCGCCGAAGGCGAAGACTGGCGCGAGTGGGAGAAGAAATGA
- a CDS encoding arylsulfatase produces MRIALTLIAALVAIPFAPAMAADERPNILIIFADDMGFSDIGCYGSEIETPNLDSLAENGLRFRQFYNTGRCCPSRASILTGLYSHQAGVGHMTGDYGHPSYQGYLNEECVTIGEALGEAGYQTNAIGKWHVGDRKPQWPLQRGFDRYFGTPSGGGFYFKEAMELRKRFLTLGNERLDPPGDWYITDIFTDYAIEFMEESIDAEKPFFTYLAHICPHWPIQAREEDIAKYEGKFTAGWDEHRRQRLAKQREMGLSLDSWTLSERDSVVSAWDSLSDNEKQEMDRRMAVYAAMIDVMDRNIGRIIEMLKAKGEFENTLILFLSDNGGCHENPMGHTRKATPGAVIGSPESYTAYFKPWANASNTPFRKYKQYTHEGGISSPLVAHWPKGFEARGEFTDQVAHIIDVMPTCLDVAGVDYPSGFDGQKRKPLEGASLVPALRGESFEREPLFWEHEGHRAVRIGDWKLVASHGNDWELYDLSQDRSETRDLSAKYPDRVAEITATYAAWTERCGVLPWPARESAKRLSQP; encoded by the coding sequence ATGCGTATCGCACTGACTCTCATCGCCGCATTGGTGGCGATTCCGTTTGCCCCGGCCATGGCGGCGGACGAGCGACCGAACATTTTGATCATCTTCGCCGACGACATGGGATTCTCGGACATCGGCTGTTACGGCTCCGAGATCGAGACGCCCAATCTCGATTCTCTGGCCGAGAACGGGCTCCGCTTCCGGCAGTTTTACAACACGGGCCGCTGCTGCCCGTCGCGAGCGAGCATCCTGACGGGGCTGTACTCGCATCAGGCGGGAGTCGGCCACATGACCGGCGATTACGGCCACCCGTCGTATCAGGGCTACCTCAACGAGGAGTGCGTCACGATCGGTGAGGCACTGGGCGAAGCCGGTTATCAGACGAACGCGATCGGCAAATGGCACGTCGGCGACCGCAAGCCCCAATGGCCGCTGCAACGCGGTTTCGATCGTTACTTCGGCACCCCAAGCGGCGGCGGCTTCTATTTTAAGGAGGCCATGGAACTGCGGAAGCGTTTCCTAACGCTCGGCAATGAGCGACTCGATCCGCCGGGCGACTGGTACATCACCGATATCTTCACCGACTACGCGATCGAATTCATGGAGGAGTCGATCGACGCCGAGAAGCCGTTCTTCACCTATCTCGCCCACATCTGCCCCCACTGGCCGATCCAGGCGCGAGAGGAAGACATCGCGAAGTATGAGGGCAAGTTCACCGCAGGCTGGGACGAACACCGACGGCAGCGTTTGGCGAAGCAACGGGAAATGGGACTATCGCTCGACTCATGGACATTGAGCGAACGCGATTCGGTCGTCTCCGCCTGGGATTCGCTCAGCGACAATGAAAAGCAGGAGATGGACCGGCGGATGGCCGTCTACGCGGCGATGATCGACGTGATGGATCGCAATATCGGGCGAATCATCGAGATGCTCAAGGCGAAGGGTGAGTTCGAGAACACACTGATCCTGTTCCTCAGCGACAACGGCGGCTGCCATGAGAACCCGATGGGGCACACGCGGAAAGCGACTCCGGGAGCCGTGATCGGGTCGCCTGAGAGCTACACTGCCTACTTCAAGCCGTGGGCGAACGCGAGCAACACGCCGTTTCGTAAGTACAAGCAATATACACACGAGGGCGGCATCTCCTCACCACTCGTTGCGCATTGGCCGAAGGGTTTCGAGGCGCGCGGTGAGTTCACAGATCAGGTCGCGCACATTATTGACGTGATGCCGACCTGCCTCGACGTCGCTGGGGTAGACTATCCGAGTGGCTTCGACGGACAGAAGCGAAAGCCGTTGGAAGGTGCGAGCCTCGTGCCCGCTCTTCGCGGCGAGTCGTTCGAGCGAGAACCGCTCTTCTGGGAGCACGAAGGCCACCGAGCAGTGCGAATTGGCGATTGGAAACTGGTCGCCTCTCACGGCAACGACTGGGAACTGTACGACCTGTCGCAAGACCGTTCCGAGACGCGTGATCTGTCCGCGAAGTATCCCGATCGGGTCGCGGAAATTACGGCGACGTATGCAGCGTGGACGGAACGTTGCGGCGTGCTGCCTTGGCCCGCGCGGGAGTCGGCGAAGCGGTTATCGCAGCCGTGA
- a CDS encoding fatty acid desaturase family protein produces the protein MSSRTAFTDEERQSFAAKYSLLRLSHIPFGLPVMLFLMSPYALEYPLLWAAGTVVLGYFYFCYTSCFHECAHQSLTGIGWFDVWFGKFIGTASLVPYTCYREAHIRHHAYLNRPEDWELWPYSDPKTSTWFRRIFAWMELVLGIFGPPITYGRIYWHPKSPLKEDAKREVRNEYIMMVLFWGTVFGLCTYFDQWGMYFRAWFIPYCVAGFFQSIRKFTEHLGMASYDPMLGTRTVVGKNWYTRLCTYLNFDIFVHGPHHRHPKVAHDKLKIQMQNYLDKNPDTDFPVFRTYTGAALDMVPSLIKNPGVGMNVGAPPPGECKQKVRDFVTDVSEEVLPDNDRVVVGAK, from the coding sequence ATGTCATCGAGGACCGCATTCACTGACGAAGAACGTCAGTCATTTGCCGCCAAGTACAGCCTGCTTCGGCTCAGCCACATTCCGTTCGGCCTGCCGGTCATGCTGTTTTTGATGTCGCCCTACGCGCTGGAATACCCGCTGTTGTGGGCGGCGGGTACGGTCGTGCTGGGCTACTTCTATTTTTGCTACACGAGTTGCTTTCACGAGTGTGCGCACCAGTCGCTGACCGGCATCGGCTGGTTCGACGTCTGGTTCGGCAAATTTATTGGTACTGCCTCGCTCGTGCCCTACACATGCTACCGCGAGGCGCACATTCGGCACCACGCTTACCTGAATCGGCCCGAGGACTGGGAACTGTGGCCGTATTCGGATCCGAAGACTTCGACCTGGTTCCGCCGGATCTTCGCATGGATGGAACTCGTCTTAGGAATATTTGGTCCGCCGATCACTTACGGCCGAATCTACTGGCATCCCAAGTCGCCGCTAAAAGAGGACGCGAAGCGCGAAGTCCGCAATGAATACATCATGATGGTCCTCTTCTGGGGTACCGTCTTTGGGCTTTGCACCTACTTCGATCAATGGGGCATGTACTTCCGAGCGTGGTTCATCCCCTACTGCGTGGCGGGGTTCTTCCAGTCGATTCGTAAATTCACCGAACACCTCGGCATGGCCAGTTACGACCCGATGCTCGGCACCCGAACCGTCGTCGGCAAAAACTGGTACACCCGCCTGTGTACCTACCTGAACTTCGACATCTTCGTACACGGCCCGCACCACCGGCATCCGAAGGTGGCCCACGACAAGCTCAAAATCCAAATGCAGAACTACTTGGACAAGAACCCGGATACCGACTTCCCGGTGTTCCGCACCTACACCGGCGCGGCCCTCGACATGGTGCCTTCGCTGATCAAGAACCCCGGTGTTGGCATGAATGTCGGCGCGCCCCCGCCGGGCGAGTGCAAGCAGAAGGTGCGCGACTTTGTGACTGATGTCAGCGAAGAAGTGCTGCCCGATAACGATCGCGTCGTCGTCGGGGCGAAGTAG
- the mfd gene encoding transcription-repair coupling factor — protein sequence MSLTEQAEAAGLGDLPRLWADNADFGEIATLLRKRQSVSIDGAWGSACALVAATIATRPGDSTGGSEPLVCVTDDVDDFAADLSAFLSIDPVVFPAWESLPSEHSAADPVFGRRLRLIEELSAGAGPTLIVTSLPALIQPIPPREVLEDATRFVRTGDEIEPDELMGWLVSRGFERVDAVERPGEFAMRGGILDVWTADAVDPLRIEFFGDEIDGLRRFDVDTQRKVEDVEQVRLTLINVNDEASNATRNKASRERKRPENPHPENAKRNANGTSFLDLVERDTPIVLVELERLIEEARTYLDRLDDVGGLFCVEQTLAQITDHPTAAIATLGADSAERSFHLDVESVERFAGDRKRVINELASIIRPDERVLIACHNEGERRRLNEMLVAAEAEEEVSGEATATDESAFRPPLSAFRSRVSLTIGRVTKGFRLVPERLTIIGDNELFGRTEVRRLTRRKRHDARAIDTFLDLKVGDLIVHLTNGIGRYRGMKLLEKGDQQEEHLELEFADGLRVFVPVSLIHLVQKYIGAAKAAPPLSKLGGKTWARKKERVAEAVKDMAADMIRMQAARESAPGIACPPDSHWQKEFEDAFPYTETPDQVEAIHESKGDMLRERPMDRLICGDVGYGKTEVALRAAFKAVDAGRQVAVLVPTTVLCEQHLRSFSDRLAEFPITVESLSRFRSAGEQRKIVAGLKTGGVDIVIGTHRLVSKDVEFKDLGLLVIDEEQRFGVEIKESLKRLRLDVDVMTLSATPIPRTLHMSLLGIRDISNLVTPPQDRQAIETRISRWNPGLIRNAIVRELNRGGQAYFVHNRVHNIRAVADKLQAIVPEASIGIIHGQMGADELEMTLSEFVLGRIDILVATTIIESGLDIPNANTMFIHQADKYGLADLHQLRGRVGRYKHRAYCYLILEEGRTLTPNAARRLKAIEEYSELGAGFKIAMRDLEIRGAGNILGNEQSGHISSVGYELYCQLLENAVRGLKGEQAREPLTVNVDLPVSAFIPNSYIPSGRPKIETYRKFSNVRSEEELTQLVDELRDRFGPIPSPVERLIEVKRLQVFARYWKIEEIRIDQDDTAFLYRDESRIEALRQRIGRDFRVVDRKQAFCRMNCDLSDDAAVLERLKSVLRPSI from the coding sequence ATGTCGCTGACGGAACAGGCGGAGGCGGCGGGACTTGGTGACCTGCCGCGGTTGTGGGCGGACAACGCGGACTTCGGCGAAATCGCGACGCTGCTGAGAAAACGGCAGAGCGTCTCGATCGACGGAGCCTGGGGCTCGGCGTGCGCGCTCGTTGCGGCGACGATTGCCACGCGACCTGGCGATTCCACCGGCGGTTCTGAGCCGCTGGTTTGCGTGACGGACGATGTCGACGACTTCGCGGCAGATCTCTCGGCGTTTCTGAGCATCGATCCGGTGGTGTTCCCCGCGTGGGAATCGCTGCCGAGCGAGCATTCCGCGGCCGATCCGGTCTTTGGTCGGCGGCTGCGGCTGATCGAAGAGCTTTCCGCCGGTGCCGGTCCGACGCTGATCGTGACGAGTCTGCCAGCATTGATTCAGCCGATCCCGCCGAGGGAAGTGCTCGAAGATGCGACCCGGTTCGTTCGGACCGGCGACGAGATCGAGCCGGATGAACTGATGGGCTGGCTGGTAAGCCGCGGTTTCGAGCGGGTCGACGCCGTCGAAAGGCCTGGCGAGTTCGCGATGCGTGGCGGCATTCTCGACGTGTGGACCGCCGACGCGGTCGACCCATTGCGGATCGAATTCTTCGGCGACGAGATCGATGGACTGCGGCGGTTCGACGTCGACACGCAGCGCAAAGTCGAAGACGTCGAACAGGTTCGTCTCACGCTGATCAACGTAAACGACGAGGCAAGCAACGCTACTCGGAACAAGGCGAGCCGGGAGCGTAAGCGACCGGAGAACCCCCACCCTGAAAATGCAAAACGAAACGCCAACGGGACTTCGTTTCTCGATCTAGTCGAACGCGACACGCCCATTGTACTTGTCGAGTTGGAGCGCCTGATCGAGGAGGCTCGGACCTATCTCGACCGACTCGACGATGTGGGCGGGCTGTTCTGCGTCGAGCAAACATTGGCGCAGATCACCGATCATCCGACGGCGGCGATTGCCACGTTGGGGGCCGATAGTGCCGAACGCTCATTTCACCTGGACGTCGAAAGCGTTGAGCGATTCGCCGGCGATCGGAAGCGAGTGATCAATGAATTGGCATCGATCATCCGTCCGGACGAACGGGTGCTGATCGCCTGCCACAACGAGGGAGAACGCCGCCGGCTCAATGAAATGCTCGTCGCCGCCGAGGCGGAAGAGGAGGTGAGCGGTGAAGCGACCGCGACCGACGAGTCGGCGTTCCGCCCTCCGCTTTCGGCATTTCGCTCTCGCGTGTCGCTCACGATCGGCCGGGTCACGAAAGGCTTTCGGCTCGTGCCGGAGCGGCTGACGATCATCGGCGACAATGAACTGTTCGGCCGGACCGAGGTCCGCCGACTCACGCGCCGTAAGCGTCACGATGCCCGCGCGATCGACACGTTTCTTGACCTCAAGGTTGGCGATCTGATCGTCCACCTGACGAACGGGATCGGTCGCTATCGAGGGATGAAGCTCCTCGAAAAGGGTGATCAGCAGGAAGAGCATCTCGAACTCGAATTCGCCGACGGGCTGCGGGTCTTCGTGCCGGTCTCGCTGATTCACTTGGTGCAGAAATACATCGGGGCGGCCAAGGCGGCGCCCCCGCTGTCGAAACTTGGCGGCAAGACGTGGGCACGTAAGAAAGAGCGGGTGGCCGAAGCCGTCAAAGATATGGCGGCCGACATGATCCGCATGCAGGCGGCACGCGAATCGGCCCCCGGCATCGCCTGCCCTCCTGATTCCCATTGGCAGAAGGAATTCGAAGACGCGTTTCCCTACACCGAGACGCCCGACCAAGTGGAGGCGATTCACGAGTCCAAAGGCGACATGCTGCGCGAGCGGCCGATGGATCGGCTGATCTGCGGAGACGTCGGTTACGGCAAGACGGAAGTCGCACTACGGGCAGCCTTCAAGGCGGTCGATGCGGGGCGGCAGGTGGCGGTCCTCGTGCCCACAACGGTGCTGTGCGAACAACACCTCCGCAGTTTTTCCGACCGGCTCGCCGAGTTCCCGATCACCGTCGAATCGCTATCGCGATTTCGCTCGGCGGGGGAACAACGCAAGATCGTTGCGGGGCTTAAGACAGGCGGTGTCGACATTGTAATCGGCACGCACCGGCTGGTCTCAAAAGACGTCGAGTTCAAAGACCTCGGGCTGCTCGTGATCGACGAGGAGCAGCGATTCGGCGTCGAAATTAAGGAATCGCTCAAGCGGTTGCGGCTCGATGTTGACGTGATGACGCTCTCGGCGACGCCGATCCCTCGAACGCTGCACATGTCGCTGCTCGGTATTCGCGACATCTCCAATTTGGTGACTCCGCCGCAGGACCGGCAGGCGATCGAAACGCGGATCTCACGTTGGAACCCGGGCCTGATTCGCAATGCAATCGTGCGGGAACTCAACCGCGGCGGTCAGGCGTACTTCGTGCATAACCGGGTCCACAACATCCGCGCGGTTGCCGACAAATTGCAGGCGATCGTGCCGGAGGCGTCGATCGGGATCATTCACGGTCAAATGGGGGCGGACGAACTGGAAATGACGCTGTCCGAATTCGTCCTCGGCCGAATCGATATCCTCGTGGCGACCACGATCATCGAAAGCGGGCTCGACATCCCGAACGCGAACACGATGTTCATTCATCAGGCCGACAAGTACGGCCTCGCCGATCTGCACCAACTCCGCGGGCGGGTCGGCCGCTATAAGCATCGAGCCTATTGCTACTTGATTCTCGAAGAGGGTCGCACGCTGACGCCAAACGCGGCGCGGCGGCTCAAGGCGATCGAAGAGTACAGTGAACTGGGGGCCGGCTTTAAAATCGCGATGCGCGACTTGGAGATTCGCGGGGCCGGCAACATCCTCGGCAATGAGCAGAGCGGGCACATCTCGAGCGTCGGATACGAATTATATTGCCAATTGCTCGAAAACGCCGTCCGCGGTCTCAAAGGCGAACAGGCGCGCGAACCTTTGACGGTGAATGTCGATTTGCCCGTCTCTGCGTTTATTCCCAACTCCTATATTCCGTCCGGTCGGCCGAAGATCGAGACCTACCGCAAGTTTTCTAACGTGCGATCTGAGGAAGAACTCACGCAACTTGTCGATGAGTTGCGGGATAGATTCGGGCCAATTCCTTCGCCTGTGGAGCGACTGATCGAAGTCAAACGACTGCAAGTCTTTGCGCGATACTGGAAGATCGAGGAAATCCGCATCGATCAGGACGACACAGCTTTCCTCTATCGAGACGAATCGCGGATCGAAGCACTTCGGCAACGGATCGGTCGTGATTTTCGGGTGGTCGACCGCAAGCAGGCGTTCTGCCGGATGAATTGCGACCTGTCCGATGACGCTGCTGTTCTGGAACGTCTGAAATCGGTGTTGCGGCCATCGATTTAA